AGGACGCGGCGATCGCGCGATCGATGACGGGCCGCCTGCGGGCGGCCCGTCGGTGTTTCACGTGGAACATCGCCGAGCCGGAGGCCGACGAGGACGGACGTGTTTCACGTGAAACACTTGTCCTGCGGCGTCCATGCGCACACAATGTTCCACGTGAAACACCAGACTGACAGGGACGAGGCGCGCGAACGCGTGCTGCGTGGTGCCGAGCAGCTCGGGGTGCCGCTCTCCGAGGCGCAGGCCGAGACGATGTGCGGCCACCTCCAGGCGGTCCTGGAGGCCAACGAGCGGCTGAACCTCACTGCGGTGAGGACGCTTGACGAGGGGATCGGCCGTCACGTCCTCGACTCGCTCGCCGCGGTGCCTATGCTGGAGTCCTGCCCGGCCGGGGAGTTCGTGGATCTCGGCAGCGGGGCCGGCTTTCCCGGGATTCCCCTCTGCGTGGCGTCCGGGCGTGAGGCCGTGCTCGCGGAGTCGATCCGCAAGAAGGCCGCATTCCTCAGCGAGATCGCTGAGCGGCTCGCCCCACGCATCACAGTCGCCGCGGTGCGCTCGGAGGAGCTCGCGCTCACCCGCCCGTGCGCATTCGCAGCCGTCGTCGCACGCGCGGTGGCCCCGCTCGCTACCCTCGTGGAGCTCGCGGCCCCGCTCTTGGCGGCCGACGGGCGGCTGATCGCGCTGAAGGGTCCGGACGTCGAGGGCGAAGTGGAGCGGTCTCTCCCCGCGGCGGCGGTATGCGGTCTCGTACTGTATGCCGTGGAGCAGGTCTCGGTGCCAGAAGTCCACGGCTCGCGGACTCTCGTCTCGTTCCTGAGGGTTGGAGACCCGGAGGTGAAGCTGCCGCGCCGGCCCGGGATGGCTGCGAAGCGGCCGCTCGGGTAGCGCAGGGTGCTTCACGCGCGCGGGACGGCGCGGTATAGTGCACGGAGTCGCCCACGGGAAGGGGTTCCATGCCGTGACGAAGAAGAGACGGCCCGGCGCGCTCGTGCTCGCCGTGGTCAACCAGAAGGGCGGAGTGGGGAAGAGCACGACCTCGGTCAACCTGGCCGCGGCGCTCGGCCACGAGGGCCGCAAGGTGTTGCTCGTGGATCTCGACCCACAGGGGAACGCGACGTCCGGCTTCGGGCTCAACCGGAACCAGCGCGAAGCATGCGTGTACAACGCGCTGCTCGAGGGGCTTCCCCTGGAGAAGCTCATCGAGCCGGTGGAGGTCGAAGGGGTGTTCGCGGTGCCGGCTACCATCGAGCTGGCGGGCGCCGAGATCGAGCTCGTTGCGACAATGAGCCGCGAGACCCGCCTGAAGGCGTTGCTCGAGCCGGTGCTCGGGGACTTCGACTTCGTGATCATCGACTGCCCGCCGTCGCTCGGCCTCCTCACCGTGAACGCGCTGACGGCCGCGGACGGGCTGATCATCCCGATCCAGTGCGAGTACTACGCGCTGGAGGGACTCTCCAAGCTCCTCGACAGCGTGCGCCTGGTCCGGACGCACCTGAATCCCGAGCTGGAGGTCTTCGGCGTCGTGATGACGATGTTCGATTCGCGGACACGGCTCTCCGCGCAGGTGGTCGAGGAAGTGCGGGACTTCTTCGAGGACAAGGTGTTCACAACGATGGTCCCGCGTACCGTCCGGCTCTCCGAGGCGCCGAGCTTCGGACAGCCGATCACCATCTACGATCCGAGCGGGAAGGGTGCGAACGCCTACCGCGAACTGGCGAAGGAAGTGATGTCGCGTGTCTAAGGGAGGACTGGGACGCGGGCTCGCCGCCCTGATCCCGACCGCTTCGGCGGACGAAGGAGAGCCGCAGTCGCTGCCGCTCGGCATGATCTCGCCGAACCCGGCGCAGCCGCGGACCGACATCGAGGACGAGAAGATCACGGAACTGGCGGACTCCGTGGGCAAGCACGGGGTGCTCCAGGCCATCCTCGTGAGGCCGCTGGGCGAGGGATACCAGATCGTGGCAGGCGAGCGCCGATGGCGGGCCGCAAGAGAGGCCGGACTCGAGTCGATCCCCGTGCGGATCGTGAATCTGACCGAGGCCGAGGCGCT
The sequence above is a segment of the Actinomycetota bacterium genome. Coding sequences within it:
- a CDS encoding ParA family protein encodes the protein MTKKRRPGALVLAVVNQKGGVGKSTTSVNLAAALGHEGRKVLLVDLDPQGNATSGFGLNRNQREACVYNALLEGLPLEKLIEPVEVEGVFAVPATIELAGAEIELVATMSRETRLKALLEPVLGDFDFVIIDCPPSLGLLTVNALTAADGLIIPIQCEYYALEGLSKLLDSVRLVRTHLNPELEVFGVVMTMFDSRTRLSAQVVEEVRDFFEDKVFTTMVPRTVRLSEAPSFGQPITIYDPSGKGANAYRELAKEVMSRV
- the rsmG gene encoding 16S rRNA (guanine(527)-N(7))-methyltransferase RsmG, giving the protein MKHLSCGVHAHTMFHVKHQTDRDEARERVLRGAEQLGVPLSEAQAETMCGHLQAVLEANERLNLTAVRTLDEGIGRHVLDSLAAVPMLESCPAGEFVDLGSGAGFPGIPLCVASGREAVLAESIRKKAAFLSEIAERLAPRITVAAVRSEELALTRPCAFAAVVARAVAPLATLVELAAPLLAADGRLIALKGPDVEGEVERSLPAAAVCGLVLYAVEQVSVPEVHGSRTLVSFLRVGDPEVKLPRRPGMAAKRPLG